The following is a genomic window from Leptidea sinapis chromosome 1, ilLepSina1.1, whole genome shotgun sequence.
tgatgTGTTGTTATAGAGGATTACATGATAAAAATAAccgttaaaattttgtttaaagaatatgtgatataatataacatttatacaTCTAAGAATGATTTTAATTCTTTACATATATATcacaattcaaaataaaatgattgaTTTGTAtagtacattatatattatctcGGCATAAGCAATATTGTGGGTCGATGTTACAAGCAGTATCCTAAAGACATTGGCCtgtgatttatattaaaaaaaaacggttgcacttaataatataaaacgaatattatttatgtaagaaaatacattaataaaagaGCCTGGAATTTTCCTTCACATTTCCTTCACTACCCCAAATTACATTTGTTATAAGAActcatattacaattaaaaagatGTGTGAGAGTATAGATATTTCGTCAAGAAATAAGAGGTTTCTATAATATTGTGgagaataatagttttattccTTTTGATAATTCgattaagttataaaaatattttaagaatcaCTTTCAGATTTAGcgttgataaaattaattatatttttgttacgcATTCCTTCTATCCTTAGTTAAGGTCTTTTGAGTTTATTAAAACAGAGGCTTACCGGAATGGGCACTGTTCGGTTGAAGTCGTGAAATAAAAGGTCTGATTAATGGATAAATTCAATTCgtgtaaaactttttaaattaatgtccGGGTATAATAAACTTCTTAAAAAGCCTAAGAAAAGACTTATAGAACAATTGAATCTGCGGTAGAGTTCGTTGATGGCAATTGCTTTTATTGTTGATGAACAGCAATGGAACAAAGGATATTCGAGTTTATCAGAGTAGTGAGACAGTTTTAGCGCTCCGGTTGccatatgtatttatatatctgATATGTTGCGCCGGTTCTAAGTCTAGAATTTGATACAGAGTAGGACTAGAAATATCCTATGATAACTCTGGTCAACTACCTAGGGTTGTTAAACTAGCAGCTGCCCACGACGTCGTCTACGTAGACACTTTAAAGTAGCAATAGAACTATGCCCGCAAATTTGCGAATATTAGTTTTTGCGTTTTACCCGTACATAAATACAGACGATCATACCAAAACTCTACAAAGTACTTTTTTGGATTCAGTATTATTTGTAGAATACACAGCAAGCATTCTTTTTGATAAACTcgagtattacacatttaaataaaacactttataaaAGACTAAAGACGAGTGTTATTGTAAATGTGTTTCTACATTAGATTTTTTCCATAAAatctattaattaaaataaaaacattgtatttattaaaacaagattttcattttcataaaatataagaaGCTATATGCGACTTGGCCcatatacatttaatttaattgacaaTCTGACCGTTACGTAGGAGTTTACTCAcaatttccaatttttttttttcgcagaacacaattatttttataatgcaaGTGGAGTTTCTGAGATAATCCACAACACACaacaatcatttatatttacatggaattgttaaaaatactgTTGTGTGATATGTGAAATACACATTATTTCAATTACTAAGAATTGGCAGAATACAGGCGAACCCTGTatgttattttgaatttattattgcaTGGTTTccagtttaataataaaattatcatctTCTTAATCTGTCGTCTTCATGAAAAACGAACGCCTTCCGACGATGTTTGATAATGTCTCCTTAAACAAATTTTGGAGTAGAAGTTTAGCGAGTTGACAACCCTAGGTAGTTGACCAGAGTAATCATAGGATATTCTAGTCCCACTCTGTATCAAATTCTAGACTTAGAACCGGCGCAACATATcagatatataaatacatatggCAACCGGAGCGCTAAAACTGTCTCACTACTCTGATAAACTCGAATATCCTTTGTTCCATTTCTGTTCCTGAAAATGTAAGCTCGCCAAAAGTAAATTTACCTTCATTACTCACCTTTTACAGAGTaactattgaataaaatatatttgtagggTACGCTGtgttatataaacaatataatggaATTTAACTCCATATCTCAgtagaaataaataagtaattattgtaGGATTTATTATTTGACTATTTCTTTTCTGATGGTTATTGaaacatctaaaaataattgcaaCAGAAGACATAATTATAAAGAATGATTAttggcatcattttttttttcatttataacaacaaggaaCGAGACTagtagaacgttcagctgatggtaattgatacgccttatctattacaatgaagtgccgctcaggattcttggaaaaaccaaaaattctgagcgcctcttcaattgcgctcgtcaccttgagacataagacattaagtctcatttgcccagtaatttcactagctatggtgctCTTCAAACCGAaccacaataatataataataataataattcttttatttcaggccaattacgtcccatagttaacattaattatttattataattaaaagtaaacttaaaaactagaaaaccatcactgtataagggtgtggtgtccaaaatataaaaatataaaaattcataatattaattacatgtccaatttattttttgttattctccatgtgaacagatatccatcgtttatatatagggctcctgatatcgtcagatatagccgtgaggattttattttttgagctgCGCAATCGACTCCAAAATGTCGCGATTCTTGTTCTTATTACAGCGAAGAAGTCAGGGACCCCACCCTCCACGAACATGCCTGATGCGCTGCAGCATCTCGGAAGATTCATAAAGGCCCTGTATGTATCATTATACTGGACCCTTATTCTTCTAAATGCTTTGTGTGTAAATGTTACCCACAGCTGACAGGTGTACATGCCTAGGCAGTAAGCTTTGAATAGGGTAGTCTTTACATCCCTACTGCATTTAGCGAATCGTCGTGCAAGCATGTTTCCTCTAACAGCGAGGGCCCTTCGTTCTCGCTCGATATCTTCGTCATCTTGCAGCCTCTCCGTAAGCACgtgacctaaatatttgaactgCTTAACAACACTAATAACCGTTCCGTTTAGATACACCTCAGGTACCATATCCGGACCTCCACCTGCAGGAAACACCATCATTTTGGTTTTGGAAACGTTATATTTCAGACCATGAGCATTAGCATAATGCTCACAGACTGAAAGCAGCTTCCTCAACCCCGTGATCGAGGGGCTGAGAAGCaccatatcatcagcatagCTAAGGTTACTGACACAAACATTTCCTACGTGACAGCCGACTTTGGTACCTCTGAGCTCCTCGATCAAACCATTCACATACAGGTTAAAAAGATCAGGAGAGGTCACCCCACCTTGACGAACTCCACATTCTAACCTATACTAGCTAGATGTTGCGTCGCCCCATTTTACAgagttcgtttgtcctccgtaCCAGAATCTCAGCAATAATGcagcaataatgcttacacattactgcttcacggcagaaaatgtcgccattgtgatacccataatctagccggcatcctgtgcaaagaaacctcccactggtattttcCCTTGGGCATAGGACTTCCCTATTTTTATGCGttctccttttctataaaaaaattaaatcaatactgAAAGAGTAATGAACTATTAAgctcccaatttttttttatttattttcaaccgCAATTGCTTGAAAGTTTCCTGTAGTAATATTGGAAGACGCATCTGTTTAAGAGCTAAGATACTTCGTTGACGCTAAGTTGTATTATTTTAGCTTCAGGTTTGGGGTTCAGATACTTTTGTAagcaatttgtatttttttaaagtgatcagctctgggattaattatacaaaaattaaatttgtaactagaATTTAGGAACGCTGCAATACAAGGGCTCTTTTCaagtgagccaaccgttcgagtacgtaTGGGGCGTTTATTTGGCTATaactttttcaactctcaggttgtggttcaATCTACAGGGTCTACTTTACAGATGATATGACCTGCTCAAtccaataattacatattagggaaattgacttgagaaatcgctcttgcaaatttaaaagaagttgttaattttttaaagtgataacttctacttactcacttctgggattaataacagaaataaatttcgcaaccaaaatttatcaacgatactatattaaagtttatttactaTCCGTACCCAAACATACTGGTCCGAACACTTTGCATTCTAAATCATGTCATGTGGCTATTCGGAGAGTTGCGTGGCACAAGTCACTCAATTAAGTAATGGTTTTCCCACCGGTTCATTTATAAATGAGGAGCTAAAAGTAGCTCGATCAACCAGTGACACATTGTACTGAACATTGATTGGCGGGCTGTTAGTGACGTCATCACACATTTGGCAAGCGGTTGGCGGACACTCAGCTGCAGTGCTGAGGCACTAATTTATAGTCAGAATTACCAACTAGACACAACTATATGAGGtgcagtgttttttttataaaaataagggatgagatgagcaggacgttcaactgatgcagtgccactcaggattcttgaaaaacccaaaaattcttagcgcgcgtcaccttgagacataagatgttaagtctcattttcccaataatttcactagctacggcacccttcagaccgaaacatagtaatgtttacacattactgcttcatggctgaaaaagacgccgttgtggtacccataatctagccggcattatgtgcaaaggagcctcccactggtaatttgaCTTCAGTTTGAAattgtagtaattacagtatggcgattggcgacgaagtataatccggctaagtttgaaagcgactAGTTGTTCAGTagtagtggatttcagctatttcctttttttttataagattatagccgtctgACTGCACGTCTTATaataatcgagtgaatcgcttatttcttagagtttcgctaggctggataCACTTTGTAGTACTACGTGAAGCCATTTTGTCTAACTCTTACGTCAAGtgacgacatgggtaccttcatcaaaagcgcgtacaccttccttaaaggccggcaatgctcctgtgattcctctggtgttgcaagagagtgtggttGGCCAGGATTATTTAACACCAGGTCACTTCATTCACCCGTACGATCacttgtcttccttttccataaaataaaataaaaatgacgtTGTTTAAATTTTGTAGCCAgtggaatttatttttaaatttaaatcaatagtGTGCTTTTTGTATGTTTTGAATGAGACTGACCTGTCACGTTCGGCTATCTAGCGCTTGTTCAGGTAAAGTCTGTTTAAGAGAGCGGGATCAGTTGGAACAAAATTAACTAGAGTAATCTGTAGtcaattgtaacaatattttttaatgtaattaattatctttTTGAGACTGGAACAATAATTAGTTTTGTTTCGTGTCACGTCGTATTAAACAAACatcgtttttatatttatttacttatgcaTAATCATGAATTATGTTTTGTTGAATCCAGATACAACGtacataaattgtataaaatataatttataatgtttaaactgtaaatcttgatttacaagagtggcaatgactttcatgccacttcttctcattaaagttcaATCTTATGaagttttggtaaaatattttacaatcatAAGTTTCATTTTGACTTAGGTGAATATatgatataaacaaaattatcattacaaAGCTGTTTTACAAGAACACCAGTGCTATTTAGTTTCAATCgcccatatttaaaattaatatgttgttttttacataatacatacataattaatttttcGTATATATATTTTCGTTTcgtatttattactatattatttccaaactcaaaaatatttcattttctgtTTGACGTGTTGTTGTTTTTGTATGTGACTTAATTTTTTGGTTACACTAGAAGATAAGCGTTGGTTACGCTAGTAACCAGCATCATGCTGAAGTGTACCCAATTCGTAGCAAACATACGtaatatataactttatttatatacattgttAGAACTATGTTTCTTTCTCTCTATAtcactttagttatttttaatgtgGTTTTTAATAAGTAGCAAAAGTTTATCTATGCCATATTACTACAGAGTAGGGGGAAAATAGAATGCAGCCTATATGTTCGCGTAAGCGTAAACTCCCTTCCGACTAataacctcctctatgctggtACGTCGAAAGCTTGGAAAACGtaggccgtggaggccgcaaccAATTTCATACCCTCAactcaaaggccggcaatgcatgATCAAATTATCTTGATCTCTGTCATTGCGAATTTATTTAAGACTGCAAGTCAATTTAAGCCCTATTTATAGTATAAAATACGActtatgttataaatttattaattttatttgaaatttatataaatatgtagattaaataattaaaattgcttATAAATTTCTCTGGTAAATTTTGCTCTGCCAAGTCGTCTTGAGCTGACCATACCAAAGTGCGTTACAAAGCCAATTATGACagataaaaaacattttaatagtcataaaaaaatcaagaatcttcatatttctataataattattgatgtcccaaattacaattgtttttgaataactatcgattatttaaaacattaaaatacctTTTTCTCTTCACTACggaattattactattttttttttatataaaagataacGATCTTTTCTTTTCTTCACCTCAAAACAATAATATCTGACATACTTAACTAAAACAGAACATATAAATTACTCCATAATACacatttgatttaataaaaaacgaaTCTACATTTATCTGGGGAAAGGTAAAACAAAATGAAGCAATGGTATATATTATCTAGTCTCATCCAATTTGTACCGTATCCTTATTTCTGTTAAACTTATTTACAAGTTAATAAAAAACCACTTCTCACCCAACCTGAAACCACTCAGGCCGTGTTAACACAaccacaaaaataacataatcgTATCTCGACTCTGGAGTCGGGTCAATTTAACCCAGTTAGCCCTTCAGTTGGTATTCGCTTGAATTACcgcgttttttttataaagcaaCCGAATCGAAATGGAAAAAGTAtttaagccacaacctgagagttgaacaaagcatacaagatttattgtCACAGGCTCTCTAATTGTTGAAAATCGCAAATTTTCCGCGCGAATTAAACACGAGGGCGAGCGCGTATCTgtgcatattattttacttgtagCATGCTTATAGTGAGGGTGAATTCAGTGAATTTATCTGAAAGTTAGTATGAAACAATGTATAATAAGTGCAAATGATTTGAGTTgtagctttattttattttacacagaccTTTCTTTTATGCCAATGTCATGATGTCAAGATTATCTAAGTGTTCGGTTAAAAAAAACCTTCAATAAAATAGAACTGAAATAAGCTTCTCAGTAATGTATACTACATGTATAAACTACTTACGCCAACAGAAACCGTGCGATGGAAGAAGTGCGAACGTGCGAGATTGTGTatgaaatacaatataatttgcaAAATAACTACTGAACCACacattgtacaataattttccaagtaaaataaacatatttcaaattaaattaacagaAAAAAACAGACAAAGGAAATGACGCTTCAAAGTCGTTATTCGATTTGAATGGGTTTCGATGAAATAGGGTATTTCAAGTCTAATTTATAACAACATATacatactattataattatatattatgatgtcataaataataaaattgtgttatAACAATAGCAACTTACCGAATATTGGGTATAAATCCAAAAACAATCAAAAACTCAGCGTACTCACGGAAATAACCACTTAATATGGCGTACGACAAGTACTGTTACGTTCCCGcacaattttttgtaaacatttatatagAGTGTTCAAAAATATACCTTAATTATTCGTCTTCATTCTATTAAAAGTTCAAAGAGAAACAGTACTTCGCAACAACGCTTTAAAACCAGATATCGATTGAGTCGTATCGTACTCCTAAGTGCTTCAGATTGACTCACTCGGAATACCAGTCGAATTTTAAAATGCTGCATATTGACCTACTCGCTGCGCCACGGACGAAGAAAACGATCCGTCCCACGACGCCGCCACATACAATCGCATTTAAGTTTAGCGTTCCACAGGTCCATATCACGACAATGACGGCCTGGGTTTGGGTTTTCACAGACAATTATTGCGGCTTCATATAATGTTGTTCTGAATTTATGTCATGGATCTATGTTTGAAAGCTTATGAATATATCTCCTCtggctaaattaaaaaagaattgggTAAATGTCTTCTCAATCTATAAATCTAGGGTTTTTTACTGGAGACTTTAAATATTTCGAAAGTAACAGTAATTTCAAAACCTTATCCCGTCGTTCAATGCGTGAAATTATccaaattataatttgaataaatacaaGCTGTAGAGTTAGGGCTTAGCTTGAAGTTGTAAGTCATGCTGAGATAAAGGATAGCATTCAAATGCTGCCTTTGACATACAGTCCATTATCAAATGTTAAAATGCCCTTTGTGTTCCTTGAATTGAACTTACAGCATAAACGTTGATATTTATTGTTGTGTTTATCCGTTACTGTTTCACGCATTAGTAAAAGTTTCTTAATTAGGGAtttaatattgaaggattgacgaacagacttagttctacagtatacgcggttaaaaagattagacaattaactgacatagatacggtgcgactagtatactttagttatttccatagtattatgccCTATGGTaaattgctatggggcaacgctgctgatattaatacaatatttgtgctgcggaaaagggctattcgcgctatttataacataggtcctaaagaatcattaagagctaactctcaataaattaatatattgactgttacttctcaatatatttttgataatataatgtaggATAGAGAATATATAACGtataactataatgttaacaccaggaacagacataaacttattgtgcctactactcggctaaatcgagttagtaagtcattagtatgtttgttcaactgtCCTTCTTcaagattattttaattgacTTACGAAAAATGCGAATCGAACTTTTATACCGTCTGACACATTTAAACACACGAGCTGTAGATGCTATTTGGATACGTAACGAATAAAAACGAAGATGAGAATATCtttttttctttgaattttcACGTCTTGTGTTTCAGCATGAATGATTGCTTATTAATATCTCGTGATATTTGATAGTACATGGTAATTTAATCATTGTTTgcgatattattataaatatatatttaaagttatttacttgaaatttatcaatatttgaatACCAACTCGCATATTAAATATGTGGAGATCCTTAAAAACTAaccaaaattattgtacaaGTACAAAGTACAAAACGATCACCCTGTTAATTTGCGGATCTTGTTATACTATAAATTGTGCTTCCGTTCTTCAGCTGATCATCTCCGTACTGTTTTACTAATTCCTGATGACGTCAGTTATAACAGCAGCCAATCAATATTGACCACAGCTTGCTACTCATTGAACGAGTGACTTAAAATTGAAAAGAGCTGAGTCTTTTTATTAGTTATATGTACCTTTAgggaaaacaaattaaattacctGATTTTTGTCTGTGACTCCATAAAATAACATGTCATTCAAATTCTTGAGGTCTATTATTGCGGTCCTGATTATGAAGTAATTCAATACAAAGAAtgttcgttatttttttttgttagacgagacgagcaggacgttcagctgatggcaattaatATGCCTTGCCTATTAGAATGCATTgtagctcaggattcttgaaatacccaaaaattctgagcggcactacaattgcggtcgtcaccttgaggcataagatgttaagtctcattaacccagtaatatcactagctacgagcccttcagatcgaaacacagtaatgtttacacattactgcttctcggcagaaagaggcgcgcttgtgctacccataatctaggcatcctgtgcaaatgagccgcCCATTGGTAAAAATTGCTATGTAAGCGAAAGCGAACAGATTTTGttcttatataattattaacctGCATACTTTCATAAAAACGCGTAacaatcaaattttttttaaaatgatcaaCTTCAGGTACGAGAGAATCACCACTATATTAGGTATATTCTGCCTGTTTCTTTGGCTATCACGTGTGTTAATTATATAGGTTTTAATGAATAactcatcatcaccatcatcatcatcatcacctggaaggcgtccactgctggacaaagacctccccaaagatctccacaatgttcggtcctgcgctgccctcattcaacttATTCccgtgatcttgaccagatcgtccgccaatgaatatctaataattttgttaatactaaataaatagttaataatgtTGTTTGTTATACGCTAAAATTATAAGTTATCAgtgtatttataaacattaaggccgctatcccgaGAAATCTCCAAAATTTCGCATTATTGAAACCATATCTTGacgaattaataaattaaaaatgcttctatcAGCACAAGTAGTGCTAGAGAGGTAACCTAggtccgctcgattcctcaaggccattgccTCGGTACCCAGCCTAAAATTAATATGAGtctaattt
Proteins encoded in this region:
- the LOC126965003 gene encoding uncharacterized protein LOC126965003, which gives rise to MSRQADSQQLKVALQELKLSRELCNQLTSEHEENEKILLEALENNTKLKNGFDQCGAEYENTLKRNSILERELCDAHKQIAQMEEESRFSGAQETQSLFNELLSANSVVKQVSVASNNVAGSVIDLTHDNTVPPLNSVCNKKTSKYRLECGVRQGGVTSPDLFNLYVNGLIEELRGTKVGCHVGNVCVSNLSYADDMVLLSPSITGLRKLLSVCEHYANAHGLKYNVSKTKMMVFPAGGGPDMVPEVYLNGTVISVVKQFKYLGHVLTERLQDDEDIERERRALAVRGNMLARRFAKCSRDVKTTLFKAYCLGMYTCQLWVTFTHKAFRRIRVQYNDTYRAFMNLPRCCSASGMFVEGGVPDFFAVIRTRIATFWSRLRSSKNKILTAISDDIRSPIYKRWISVHMENNKK